A single window of Maylandia zebra isolate NMK-2024a linkage group LG2, Mzebra_GT3a, whole genome shotgun sequence DNA harbors:
- the ubxn1 gene encoding UBX domain-containing protein 1 produces MAELTTLESLLEMGFDRNRAEKAVANTGNQGIEQAMDWLMEHENDPDIDEPYVPPAGNILGGEAQSQPSTADSSEGQEGQESFEGIAGGDIGYIETEDGVKRPMTEEEKNEQVKRLEELMRVKQAERRERERAEEVEREKQRRKQGQELQQMRQKLQDDEMKKIAEQRQREKMEDKMARQRVKEKIARDREERAQKFGGIAPSSTTASSHPGQPSPSSPTSQGPPPTKKEYDESRIQVRLLDGSTITTVFKAQEPLAAVRVYVQMNGNTPEGQDFTLLSPYPRHVYTELDMEKPLKELGLVPSAVLVVAKK; encoded by the exons ATGGCAGAGCTAACAACACTCGAGAGTCTGCTGGAGATGGGGTTTGATCGAAACAGAGC AGAGAAGGCAGTGGCCAACACAGGGAACCAGGGAATTGAGCAAGCCATGGATTG GCTAATGGAACACGAAAATGACCCAGACATCGATGAGCCCTATGTGCCGCCAGCGGGCAACATCCTGGGAGGAGAAGCACAGAGCCAGCCCAGCACAGCAGACAGCTCTGAAGGTCAGGAGGGGCAGGAAAGTTTTGAAG GAATAGCAGGTGGAGACATCGGCTACATTGAGACAGAGGACGGCGTCAAACGGCCAATgacagaagaggagaaaaatgagCAAGTCAAGAG GCTCGAGGAGCTGATGCGGGTGAAGCAGGCGGAGAGAAGAGAGCGAGAGCGGGCAGAAGAGGTGGAGAGGGAGAAGCAGCGGAGGAAGCAGGGccaggagctgcagcagatgcgccaaaaactgcaggacgatgaaatgaaaaaaattgcTGAGCAGCGTCAGAGGGAGAAGATGGAGGACAAAATGGCAAG GCAAAGGGTTAAAGAGAAGATAGCAAGAGACAGAGAAGAAAGAGCACAAAAG ttTGGAGGTATTGCACCCTCGAGCACCACTGCGTCATCCCACCCTGGCCAGCCCAGTCCGTCTTCACCCACCAGTCAGGGCCCTCCACCCACTAAAAAGGAGTATGATGAATCCAGGATACAG GTCCGTCTGCTGGACGGCTCAACCATCACAACAGTCTTCAAGGCCCAGGAGCCGCTGGCGGCAGTGCGCGTCTATGTGCAGATGAACGGCAACACGCCCGAGGGTCAGGACTTCACGCTGCTGTCACCTTACCCCCGTCACGTCTACACTGAACTGGATATGGAGAAGCCCCTCAAAGAGCTGG GTTTGGTGCCTTCAGCTGTGCTGGTTGTTGCCAAAAAGTAA